From one Melioribacteraceae bacterium genomic stretch:
- a CDS encoding FecR family protein — protein sequence MKKLKYILFLATLFSMNLYALLPPSVGVLTKVIQTVDYKSGEAGDWDPAKLGGILYDGDELRTGDRSLALLKFLDNSLLRVRENSIVTIYGTKEDSKLSKNTFIQQGKVGFDITEQEDQEFKFTTPTGVASIRGTKGFFDVPLDGSMILFVKEGLVEIESLLGSKATGSVGGGQLAKITPDGELSIVQADDKTNKEFDAVEKDSTKRIRIKLDNGDEYILEYLE from the coding sequence ATGAAAAAATTAAAATATATTTTATTCCTCGCAACTTTATTTTCGATGAATCTCTATGCTCTATTGCCACCGTCAGTAGGTGTATTGACAAAGGTGATCCAAACTGTTGATTACAAATCCGGCGAAGCCGGTGATTGGGATCCGGCAAAGCTTGGCGGAATACTTTATGACGGAGATGAATTACGCACCGGTGATCGATCTCTTGCTTTATTAAAATTTCTTGATAATTCTCTTTTAAGAGTTCGTGAAAATTCTATCGTTACCATTTATGGCACTAAAGAAGATTCAAAGCTCAGCAAGAATACTTTTATTCAACAAGGTAAAGTTGGGTTTGATATTACTGAACAAGAAGATCAAGAATTTAAGTTCACCACTCCAACTGGCGTTGCTTCTATTAGAGGGACAAAAGGATTTTTTGATGTGCCATTAGATGGTTCAATGATTCTATTTGTTAAAGAAGGTTTGGTGGAAATTGAATCTTTGCTTGGTTCGAAAGCTACCGGTTCTGTTGGGGGCGGACAACTTGCAAAGATTACACCCGATGGTGAATTATCAATTGTTCAAGCAGATGATAAAACAAACAAAGAATTCGATGCAGTTGAAAAGGATAGCACAAAACGTATCAGAATTAAATTGGATAATGGAGATGAATACATTCTCGAATATCTTGAATAA
- a CDS encoding adenylate/guanylate cyclase domain-containing protein, with amino-acid sequence MKKFISKAALTKMWAAILTTILVFVISQDLIFPLSPLQQLEQKFIDYRFQERGEIPFKDSADVIILEITQDSYDQIPSPYNSWPWPRTYFSKVIENLNEAGVAAIGIDIVMSNKDQFSDENDRALFETIKNYKNVVVAGKIDIESEAAFANLSEQFIVRNFKENYSSLFYDADSSVGIVQAVSDNDGVYRRYAPYIYSAVNNKKVPSFAYALLNKYFNKSSNYTAEKSSGKFIYENVEIPEFEESTILVNYYGSNGKFPRVKFIDVLDDSEFTTIDEADFETELNTWDDPDYGLKFSNKFKNKIVLIGSTMPEDKDLVPVSFSPGEREGDNLLYGVEYHANAVQNFLDNNFLYTLPKSLVIFSLIILTMGFFLLTSSLKRIKSKKVFYIEAGIIVFVLMLLFLLFQLAFILFDSQNLIIPIVDPAIAILFGYIGSTAFEFFAERKKSSMMKSMFSQYVSTHLVNELIANPDKLRLGGEKKNLTILFSDIAGFTSFSEGKSAEEVVTFINQFLDEMSESVLNFNGTLDKYLGDSVMAFWGAPIEIKDHALLACKCALDMKKRLEVLNDKWNSGNTPIKMRIGINSGDVVVGNIGGKKRFDYTVMGDNVNLASRLEGANKQYGTSIMINESTYENIKDDFFMRRVDCIKVKGKQNAVNVYEIISEKSDSNNHFESYEKGLEEYKKGNFKEALKLFNEQISKNYDCVSEVYIKRCEYYIANPPLDWEGVTTLTEK; translated from the coding sequence ATGAAAAAATTCATTTCTAAAGCTGCCCTCACAAAAATGTGGGCAGCTATACTTACCACAATATTAGTATTCGTTATAAGCCAGGATTTAATATTCCCATTATCTCCCCTCCAGCAATTAGAACAAAAATTTATAGATTATAGATTCCAAGAGAGAGGAGAAATACCATTCAAAGATTCTGCTGATGTAATTATTCTTGAGATTACACAGGACTCATATGATCAGATACCTTCGCCTTATAATTCATGGCCTTGGCCAAGGACTTATTTTTCTAAAGTGATTGAAAACTTAAATGAAGCGGGTGTTGCAGCTATAGGAATTGATATTGTTATGTCAAACAAAGATCAGTTTTCGGATGAGAATGATCGTGCACTTTTCGAAACAATAAAAAATTATAAAAATGTTGTCGTTGCGGGAAAGATTGATATTGAATCTGAAGCAGCTTTTGCAAACTTGAGTGAACAGTTCATTGTTCGAAATTTCAAAGAAAATTATTCAAGCTTATTTTACGATGCGGATAGTTCAGTCGGTATTGTACAAGCCGTTTCGGATAATGATGGAGTGTACAGAAGGTATGCTCCGTACATTTATTCTGCGGTCAACAATAAGAAGGTACCATCCTTTGCTTATGCTTTGTTAAATAAATATTTCAATAAAAGTTCAAATTACACCGCAGAAAAATCATCCGGAAAATTTATTTATGAGAATGTTGAGATTCCTGAGTTTGAGGAATCAACTATACTTGTTAACTATTATGGTTCGAACGGAAAATTTCCCAGAGTTAAATTTATTGATGTACTTGACGACAGTGAATTTACTACAATCGATGAAGCTGATTTTGAAACCGAACTTAATACTTGGGATGATCCGGACTATGGACTAAAGTTCTCCAATAAGTTCAAAAATAAAATTGTATTAATCGGTTCAACCATGCCGGAAGATAAAGATCTTGTTCCCGTTTCATTTTCTCCCGGTGAAAGGGAAGGCGATAATCTTTTATACGGTGTTGAATATCATGCTAATGCAGTTCAAAATTTTCTGGATAACAATTTCCTTTACACACTTCCAAAATCTCTGGTAATATTTTCTTTAATTATTTTAACAATGGGATTTTTTCTCTTAACTTCATCACTTAAAAGAATCAAGTCAAAAAAAGTGTTTTATATCGAAGCGGGTATTATCGTTTTCGTTTTAATGCTTCTGTTTTTATTGTTTCAACTCGCTTTCATATTATTTGATTCACAAAACCTTATCATCCCTATTGTTGACCCGGCTATAGCAATTTTATTTGGTTATATAGGAAGTACCGCATTTGAATTTTTTGCCGAACGTAAAAAAAGTTCAATGATGAAAAGCATGTTCAGCCAATATGTTTCAACGCACTTGGTTAATGAATTAATTGCTAATCCGGATAAACTAAGGTTGGGCGGTGAAAAGAAAAATTTAACAATTCTGTTTTCTGATATTGCCGGGTTCACTTCTTTCTCGGAAGGGAAATCAGCAGAAGAAGTTGTTACATTCATTAATCAATTCTTGGATGAGATGAGTGAGTCGGTATTGAATTTTAACGGAACTCTCGATAAGTATTTAGGTGATTCTGTTATGGCTTTTTGGGGTGCACCAATCGAGATTAAAGATCATGCTTTGCTGGCATGTAAATGTGCCCTTGATATGAAAAAACGACTGGAAGTTTTGAATGACAAATGGAATTCCGGCAACACTCCAATTAAAATGAGAATCGGGATCAATTCGGGTGATGTAGTTGTCGGGAATATTGGCGGAAAGAAAAGATTTGATTACACAGTAATGGGAGATAATGTAAATCTTGCATCAAGATTAGAAGGGGCAAACAAACAATACGGAACTTCTATTATGATTAATGAATCTACCTATGAAAATATTAAAGATGATTTTTTTATGAGAAGAGTAGATTGCATAAAAGTAAAAGGTAAACAAAATGCTGTTAATGTTTATGAAATCATCAGCGAGAAATCAGATTCGAACAATCACTTTGAAAGTTATGAGAAAGGATTAGAAGAGTACAAAAAAGGTAATTTTAAGGAAGCTTTAAAATTATTTAATGAACAAATCAGCAAAAACTATGATTGTGTCTCAGAAGTATATATCAAAAGATGTGAATATTATATTGCGAATCCGCCTTTAGATTGGGAAGGGGTTACAACTCTAACAGAGAAGTAA
- a CDS encoding LptF/LptG family permease, producing the protein MITKIDKYITKQFIQTILFGLLAFLLVFVIIDMMENLDDFIDQNVSSDIIVQYYIVFIPEILRLMLPVAVLLAALFTVGKMETLNELTAIKTAGVSLYRYMMPFLLTALIISLFAIYFGGYVVPMANTHKVFIEQKYMKKDLITTGNNIFFQDSETRIVTISYYDVSDDVANRVSIQEFSDTNITQMKERFDVDKMRFDSSSSSWLLLNGLRRTFSDSSETFETFASYPLNYLNFQPNDVIMKQRKPVEMTLDQLDEFAKNLKRAGNDPTRILIEYHSRIAFAFTSFVVVLFGLPFSVNKRRGGLAIQFGVSILITFVYLVFLKIVEAFGKNGVLDPFLTAWFANFLFLAAALYYIFRANK; encoded by the coding sequence ATGATAACTAAGATTGATAAATATATCACCAAACAATTTATTCAAACTATACTCTTTGGATTACTCGCATTTTTGTTAGTCTTTGTAATTATCGATATGATGGAGAATTTAGATGACTTCATTGATCAGAACGTTTCTAGTGATATCATCGTTCAATATTATATTGTATTTATACCGGAAATACTAAGATTGATGTTGCCTGTTGCTGTATTACTCGCCGCCTTATTTACTGTAGGAAAAATGGAAACGCTAAATGAACTTACTGCAATTAAAACTGCAGGTGTTAGTCTGTACCGGTATATGATGCCATTTCTTCTAACAGCACTTATTATAAGTTTATTTGCAATATATTTTGGCGGCTATGTTGTTCCGATGGCAAATACACATAAGGTATTTATCGAACAGAAATATATGAAGAAGGATTTGATAACTACCGGAAATAATATTTTCTTTCAAGATAGTGAAACTAGAATTGTTACAATTTCCTATTATGACGTTAGCGATGATGTTGCCAATAGAGTCAGTATTCAAGAATTTAGTGATACAAACATTACACAGATGAAAGAGCGATTTGATGTTGATAAAATGAGATTTGATTCATCTTCCTCAAGTTGGCTTCTCTTAAATGGACTTAGACGAACTTTTAGTGATTCATCGGAAACATTCGAAACTTTTGCTTCTTATCCTCTGAATTATCTAAACTTCCAACCTAACGATGTTATTATGAAGCAGCGTAAACCAGTTGAAATGACTTTAGATCAATTAGATGAATTTGCTAAAAACCTTAAACGGGCAGGCAATGACCCGACAAGGATATTAATTGAGTACCATTCAAGAATTGCGTTTGCTTTTACAAGTTTTGTTGTTGTTTTATTTGGACTTCCTTTTTCGGTGAATAAGAGGCGCGGAGGTTTGGCGATTCAGTTCGGAGTAAGCATACTTATTACCTTCGTTTATCTTGTATTTCTTAAAATTGTTGAAGCTTTCGGTAAAAATGGTGTGCTGGATCCGTTCTTAACTGCTTGGTTCGCAAATTTTTTATTCTTAGCTGCGGCATTATACTATATTTTCCGAGCCAATAAATAA
- a CDS encoding LptF/LptG family permease, which yields MIIDKYILKNHAVPFLFSTFVLMSVFLLQFLMKFADRLVGKGLDIFIIVKLIAFNLAWMLVLVVPMAVLISTLMAFGNLAQNNEIAILKASGVSLYRMMVTPILASIVIAILLMLFNNYVYPEANHAAKVLMQDISRKKPTFSLVPGVFSHEVPNYSILAREIERDENKLIDLTIYDNSIPAKTNIVTAEEGRIYFSSNQTKLILDLKNGEIHESELGDRSKYRILKFEKHKIALPAEQFTFQQSAPGGPKGDRELGTSELIAIIDSISILRKEYLVDYSQKLGNIFIADSIALKQLKTVRQQKSKINFNKVEDVIKNAENNMRASVYRIEANKKSINRIWVEVHKKFSLPIACIIFVILGAPLGTMTRKGGFGIAAGISLFFFLIYWTFLIGGEKFADRGMFSPFWGMWTANVVLGILAIYLLTKAAKERVTLSFDFLNKLIPKQFRSVKENNDN from the coding sequence ATGATAATAGATAAATACATACTAAAAAATCACGCGGTTCCTTTTCTATTTTCAACCTTTGTTTTAATGTCGGTTTTTCTGCTGCAATTTTTAATGAAGTTTGCCGATAGACTAGTTGGTAAAGGACTAGATATTTTTATTATTGTTAAGTTAATTGCATTTAATCTTGCATGGATGCTTGTGCTTGTTGTTCCGATGGCTGTTCTAATTTCTACCTTAATGGCATTCGGTAATTTGGCTCAGAATAATGAAATAGCAATTCTTAAAGCATCGGGAGTAAGTTTATACAGAATGATGGTTACTCCGATTTTAGCATCAATTGTAATTGCAATTTTATTGATGCTTTTCAATAATTATGTTTATCCGGAAGCGAATCATGCCGCAAAAGTCTTAATGCAGGACATTTCAAGGAAGAAGCCTACATTCTCATTAGTACCGGGAGTTTTTTCACACGAGGTACCGAACTATTCTATTCTTGCACGAGAAATTGAACGCGACGAAAACAAGCTGATCGACCTTACAATTTATGATAATTCCATTCCTGCAAAAACTAATATTGTAACCGCAGAGGAAGGGAGAATTTATTTTTCTTCAAACCAAACAAAATTGATACTCGATTTAAAGAATGGCGAAATTCATGAATCTGAATTAGGCGATAGGTCAAAATATAGAATACTAAAATTTGAGAAACACAAAATTGCATTACCTGCAGAACAGTTTACTTTTCAGCAATCTGCTCCCGGAGGTCCAAAGGGAGATAGAGAATTGGGAACTTCAGAGTTAATAGCAATAATTGATAGTATAAGTATTCTTAGAAAAGAATACCTTGTTGATTATTCGCAAAAACTCGGCAATATCTTTATTGCAGACAGTATCGCTTTAAAACAACTGAAAACAGTCCGGCAACAAAAATCGAAAATCAATTTTAATAAAGTTGAGGATGTAATTAAGAATGCAGAAAATAATATGCGCGCAAGTGTTTATAGAATTGAAGCAAACAAAAAAAGTATAAACCGAATTTGGGTTGAAGTTCACAAAAAATTTTCATTGCCAATTGCTTGTATAATTTTTGTTATTCTGGGTGCACCCCTCGGTACAATGACTCGCAAAGGTGGATTTGGTATTGCGGCAGGCATTTCTCTTTTCTTCTTTTTAATCTATTGGACATTTTTGATAGGAGGAGAAAAATTTGCTGATAGAGGTATGTTCTCTCCATTTTGGGGAATGTGGACAGCAAATGTTGTACTCGGAATTCTTGCAATTTATCTTCTGACTAAAGCCGCTAAAGAACGTGTAACGTTATCATTTGATTTTTTGAACAAATTAATTCCCAAACAATTCAGATCTGTTAAAGAAAATAATGATAACTAA
- a CDS encoding dipeptidase yields the protein MEKVINYIKANSENYINELKDYLRIPSISTSSKHKQDMIKCAKFVSGQLKSAGMKKIQIIPTEGHPLVYGELIHDKSLPTVLVYGHYDVQPVDPLNLWKSPPFDPQIKSGKIWARGANDNKGQNFVHIKSVEAFKKTGTKLPVNVKYLIEGEEEIGSENLHKFLKQNKKLLKCDAVMISDTSLYMPGVPTINYGLRGLCYMEIEVTGPNRDLHSGSFGGAVANPINVLAEIIAKLKDKNGKITIPNFYKNVQKLTPLERKNYKKLNFSDANFAKELDVKELWGEKGYSTLERLSGRPTLDCNGIWGGYTEEGAKTVLPSKATAKISMRLVPDQDPKTIANEFTKYIKQIAPKTVKVKVKALHGGLPIVVSLDSAAIKAAAKAASKAFGKSTVYTREGGSIPIVVEFARQLNVPTVLMGLGLDTDNIHSPNEHFSLDSFKKGILASAYFLDEFAKNN from the coding sequence GTGGAAAAAGTTATTAATTATATTAAAGCCAATTCGGAAAATTATATTAATGAATTAAAAGATTATTTAAGAATTCCAAGTATTAGTACTTCATCTAAGCATAAACAGGATATGATAAAATGTGCAAAGTTTGTATCCGGTCAATTGAAATCAGCCGGTATGAAAAAAATACAAATAATTCCTACAGAAGGACATCCTTTAGTCTACGGTGAATTGATTCATGATAAATCTCTTCCGACAGTTTTGGTTTATGGCCATTATGATGTCCAACCTGTTGACCCCTTGAATTTATGGAAAAGCCCGCCGTTTGATCCACAAATTAAATCCGGAAAGATTTGGGCGCGTGGAGCAAATGATAATAAAGGACAAAATTTTGTTCATATAAAAAGTGTGGAAGCTTTTAAGAAGACAGGAACTAAATTGCCGGTTAACGTAAAATATTTAATTGAAGGCGAAGAAGAAATTGGAAGTGAAAACCTTCATAAATTTTTGAAACAAAACAAAAAACTGTTGAAATGTGATGCCGTTATGATCTCGGATACTTCTCTGTATATGCCGGGTGTCCCTACAATTAATTACGGTTTGCGCGGTTTATGTTATATGGAAATTGAAGTCACCGGACCAAACAGAGATCTTCATTCAGGTTCTTTTGGTGGTGCCGTTGCAAACCCAATTAATGTTTTAGCTGAGATTATTGCAAAGCTCAAAGATAAAAATGGAAAAATAACTATCCCGAACTTTTACAAGAATGTTCAAAAGCTGACACCGCTTGAAAGAAAAAATTATAAGAAACTTAATTTTTCCGATGCGAACTTTGCAAAAGAATTGGATGTTAAAGAACTATGGGGTGAAAAAGGATATAGTACATTAGAAAGATTATCGGGCAGACCAACTTTGGATTGCAACGGAATTTGGGGCGGTTATACTGAGGAGGGGGCTAAAACTGTTCTTCCTTCAAAAGCTACGGCAAAAATTAGTATGAGATTAGTCCCCGATCAAGATCCCAAAACAATAGCAAATGAGTTTACAAAATATATTAAGCAAATAGCTCCGAAAACTGTTAAGGTAAAAGTAAAAGCTCTGCATGGAGGCTTACCAATAGTTGTCTCTCTTGATTCGGCAGCAATAAAAGCAGCAGCTAAAGCAGCTTCAAAGGCTTTTGGTAAATCAACGGTTTATACACGTGAAGGTGGTTCAATACCGATTGTAGTTGAGTTTGCTAGACAATTAAATGTTCCGACGGTACTTATGGGCTTAGGTCTCGATACTGATAATATTCATTCTCCGAATGAGCATTTTAGTTTGGATAGTTTTAAAAAGGGTATATTAGCTTCAGCATACTTTCTGGATGAATTTGCAAAAAATAATTAA
- a CDS encoding cob(I)yrinic acid a,c-diamide adenosyltransferase has product MKIYTKTGDQGMTSLFGGERVWKDNLRIDAYGSVDETNTFIGLALTEINDVKLIATLKKIQSKLFVVGSDLASPIETTKDNPHIPRVQSFFIDEIEKEIDFYSDQLPELKHFILPGGTKGAAFLHTARTVCRRAERKVIALSKFAEIGNTISVYLNRLSDLLFVLARFANFVDDIPDTEWINPKK; this is encoded by the coding sequence ATGAAAATATATACGAAAACAGGTGATCAAGGAATGACTTCGCTTTTCGGCGGAGAGAGAGTTTGGAAAGATAATTTAAGAATAGATGCATACGGAAGTGTTGACGAAACAAATACTTTTATTGGCTTAGCATTAACTGAAATAAATGATGTAAAATTAATCGCGACATTAAAAAAAATTCAGTCAAAATTATTTGTTGTCGGATCTGATTTAGCTTCCCCGATTGAAACTACAAAAGACAATCCTCATATTCCAAGAGTTCAATCCTTTTTTATTGATGAAATCGAAAAAGAGATTGATTTTTACAGTGATCAACTTCCCGAATTGAAACATTTCATTTTACCGGGCGGTACAAAGGGTGCGGCATTTTTGCACACGGCAAGAACTGTTTGTCGAAGAGCTGAAAGAAAGGTAATTGCACTTTCAAAATTTGCTGAAATTGGAAACACAATTTCCGTATATTTGAATCGGCTTTCGGATCTTTTATTTGTTCTCGCACGTTTTGCAAATTTTGTTGACGATATACCTGATACTGAATGGATAAATCCTAAAAAGTAA
- the dapF gene encoding diaminopimelate epimerase: MKTFRYIKLNGAGNDFVLIDEKINQNLLITPSDVTRICDRNNGIGADGLIIIKDAKEANFEMLYYNADGSTGSLCGNGARCAVKYAQISNRIEGNTVQFSSNKIEYSGEIINDKVIKFYLQPVSEIKINFKLKAFGQLINSYYVDTGSPHVIININDILINSKNPKAVFEDIQLVPVDKIGREIRNLPEFRPNGTNVNFIDINETHIKIRSFERGVEAETLACGTGSVAAAIIAKLVYKKNAPIKLITKSNAELIVNFEMGNNEIVNVSLTGSVEIEKEGQYSI; this comes from the coding sequence ATGAAAACTTTTAGATATATAAAACTCAATGGTGCGGGGAATGATTTCGTTTTAATTGACGAAAAAATCAACCAAAATTTACTAATTACCCCGTCCGATGTAACAAGAATCTGCGATCGCAATAATGGAATTGGAGCGGACGGCTTAATTATTATCAAAGATGCCAAGGAAGCAAATTTTGAAATGTTATATTACAACGCAGATGGTTCTACCGGATCACTCTGCGGAAACGGTGCAAGATGTGCAGTAAAGTATGCTCAAATTTCAAATAGGATCGAGGGAAATACTGTTCAATTTTCTAGTAATAAAATCGAATACTCAGGTGAAATAATTAATGACAAAGTAATAAAATTTTACCTTCAACCGGTATCTGAAATTAAAATCAATTTCAAATTAAAAGCTTTTGGACAATTAATTAACTCGTATTATGTCGATACCGGTTCACCTCACGTAATTATAAATATTAACGATATTTTAATAAATTCAAAGAATCCCAAAGCAGTTTTTGAGGATATTCAACTAGTGCCGGTCGATAAAATTGGTCGAGAGATTCGAAATTTACCGGAATTCCGACCAAATGGTACAAATGTTAACTTTATTGATATAAACGAAACTCATATTAAAATTAGATCTTTTGAAAGAGGCGTTGAGGCTGAAACCTTAGCCTGCGGAACCGGTTCGGTTGCAGCCGCAATAATTGCAAAATTGGTTTATAAAAAAAATGCACCGATTAAATTAATTACTAAATCTAATGCAGAATTAATTGTAAATTTCGAGATGGGAAATAATGAAATTGTAAATGTATCTCTAACCGGTTCGGTTGAGATCGAAAAAGAGGGTCAATATTCAATCTAA
- a CDS encoding CehA/McbA family metallohydrolase, which translates to MNEYVGAIHMHSIYSDGSGTVEEIVGYANEVGLDYIMITDHNTLRALNEGYEGWHNNTLLLVGCEINDKENKNHYLAFGIDEAFSTRLSAKEYVKKVKSAGGIGFIAHPHEKRSSMKEHPAFPWTEWDTNDFTGIEIWNHMSEWMEGLTEENKYQHFVHPLRSVAGPPAETLQKWDELNQARKVVGIGGVDAHAHKINVLGFFEVEVFPYKVLFKSVRTHVLMNEKIDPKDFHKSKSLIYESLRNGRCFVSNYYHGDATGFRFFAESDNKIFQMGDYISLKGKVKLRVFLPNISGKINLICNGKLVDEVENSDCEFIIRQKGAYRVEVFLEGKAWIFSNHIRIGD; encoded by the coding sequence ATGAATGAGTACGTTGGCGCAATACATATGCATTCAATCTACTCGGATGGATCGGGTACTGTTGAAGAAATTGTCGGTTATGCAAATGAGGTTGGTCTTGATTACATAATGATTACCGATCATAATACACTTCGTGCTTTAAATGAAGGATATGAAGGCTGGCACAATAATACCTTATTACTTGTTGGTTGTGAGATCAATGACAAAGAAAATAAAAATCATTATTTAGCCTTTGGTATTGATGAAGCCTTTTCAACAAGATTGTCCGCAAAGGAATACGTTAAGAAAGTTAAATCAGCTGGTGGAATTGGTTTTATTGCACATCCGCATGAAAAGCGTTCATCTATGAAGGAACATCCGGCTTTTCCTTGGACTGAATGGGATACGAATGATTTTACCGGAATCGAGATTTGGAATCACATGTCAGAATGGATGGAAGGTCTTACAGAAGAAAATAAGTATCAGCATTTTGTGCACCCACTTCGCTCGGTCGCTGGTCCGCCCGCCGAAACTCTACAAAAATGGGATGAATTAAATCAGGCAAGAAAAGTTGTTGGTATTGGCGGTGTTGATGCCCACGCACATAAAATTAATGTACTAGGTTTTTTTGAAGTAGAAGTATTTCCATATAAAGTTTTATTTAAATCAGTACGAACTCATGTTTTAATGAATGAAAAAATAGATCCGAAAGATTTTCATAAGTCTAAATCTCTTATTTATGAATCTCTGCGTAACGGCAGATGTTTCGTTTCAAATTATTATCACGGTGATGCAACGGGATTTAGATTTTTTGCCGAATCGGATAATAAAATTTTTCAAATGGGAGATTACATTTCGCTAAAAGGCAAAGTTAAATTAAGGGTGTTCCTTCCAAATATTTCCGGAAAAATTAACTTGATTTGCAACGGGAAATTGGTCGATGAAGTTGAAAACAGCGATTGCGAATTCATTATTCGACAAAAAGGTGCATATAGAGTAGAGGTTTTTTTAGAAGGAAAAGCTTGGATATTCTCAAATCATATTAGAATTGGTGATTAA
- a CDS encoding tetratricopeptide repeat protein — protein sequence MLAKKKKIGKKNIKEDKLVTFYSKTLQYYEVYKNQVLIGAAALIVIIAAIVYFANQSQKTEIEAASALAKAERTYQSGNYQNVVDGVKPEGSLSLVEVVDKYSGTEAGEMARIYLANSYFYIGDFEKALETYDDYSGSNKLYKATALAGMAGCYEAMGQFDKAAKYFRDAANTYSNNALNSNYLLNAAVNYISSEKYSDAKSILETLKEKYTSSEEAREADRYLAEVKLHSKS from the coding sequence GTGTTAGCAAAAAAGAAAAAAATCGGTAAAAAGAATATTAAAGAAGATAAGTTAGTTACTTTTTATTCAAAAACACTGCAGTATTATGAAGTTTATAAGAATCAAGTACTTATTGGTGCAGCAGCCCTTATAGTAATAATTGCAGCAATAGTTTATTTCGCTAATCAATCGCAAAAGACTGAAATTGAAGCCGCCTCTGCATTAGCTAAAGCTGAAAGAACATATCAATCAGGAAATTATCAAAATGTAGTTGATGGAGTTAAACCCGAAGGTTCATTATCACTTGTTGAAGTGGTTGATAAATATAGTGGCACTGAAGCGGGTGAAATGGCTCGTATTTACCTCGCAAATTCATATTTCTATATCGGTGATTTTGAGAAAGCACTTGAAACTTATGATGACTATTCAGGGAGCAATAAATTATATAAAGCTACAGCTTTAGCCGGCATGGCAGGATGCTACGAAGCTATGGGTCAATTCGATAAAGCAGCGAAATATTTTAGAGATGCCGCCAATACTTATTCAAATAATGCGTTAAACAGTAATTATTTGTTGAATGCCGCAGTTAATTATATTAGCAGTGAAAAATATTCTGATGCTAAATCTATTCTCGAAACTCTTAAAGAAAAATATACATCATCCGAAGAGGCTAGAGAAGCTGATAGATATTTAGCCGAAGTTAAATTACACAGTAAATCTTGA
- the efp gene encoding elongation factor P, whose translation MADTSDFRNGLIIKFKNDLYTITEFQHVKPGKGGAFVRTTLKNLRTGKVLDNTFRSGESVDIVRVERRKYQFLYRDSAGFVLMDNDTYEQLTVQEELFGDGRKFLKESDEVELLLDDNDKIINAEIPIFVNLEVIETEPGFRGDTATNVMKPAKLETGAEINVPIFVNAGDMLKVDTRTGEYVERVKTK comes from the coding sequence ATGGCGGATACATCAGATTTCAGAAATGGGTTGATTATTAAGTTCAAAAATGATCTTTATACCATTACGGAATTTCAACACGTAAAACCCGGTAAGGGCGGGGCATTTGTTCGTACGACACTTAAAAATTTAAGAACAGGCAAAGTTCTTGATAATACTTTTAGATCAGGTGAAAGTGTTGATATTGTTAGAGTCGAAAGACGTAAATATCAATTTTTATACAGAGATTCAGCTGGATTTGTATTGATGGATAACGATACTTATGAGCAATTAACGGTTCAAGAAGAATTATTTGGAGACGGAAGAAAATTTTTGAAAGAAAGTGATGAAGTGGAACTTCTTCTTGATGACAATGATAAAATTATTAATGCCGAAATTCCTATCTTCGTTAACCTCGAAGTTATAGAAACTGAACCCGGGTTTAGAGGAGACACTGCTACCAACGTAATGAAACCAGCTAAATTAGAAACGGGTGCTGAAATTAACGTACCTATATTTGTTAATGCTGGTGACATGCTTAAAGTTGATACCCGAACCGGTGAATACGTAGAAAGAGTGAAAACAAAATAG